In the genome of Bacteroidota bacterium, one region contains:
- a CDS encoding tetratricopeptide repeat protein codes for MRMMKQLWMFFASGVLLMLTLVACDGKEGEGTSANVTLDTTAVDTTSPEGKIKILTERLKFGPENWRLWMERSQSLYELGNIPRALSDIEKAIEFSATEPETYYLRGFYRYAQKQDSAAMRDFKRAADLDSKNPENYHLIGNLNLLQGKYKEAEEAYDYAIRLDSMQPTYYFAKGVLRQQQKKVDDAIKWHDKALQRDPTFIKALLALHDIFLKDKKNADQAYAFNERVMLVDSTQPLAHFNQGNFFIVRANLVTDPKKMADFQVLMKIALSEYNLCLKYDPKFVPALYSRGYTFFSLEKYGQALSDFNKVTELDPFHRDGFYMKATIQEFQGDLSSALENYRRALEIDPKFSDAAVAVKELTAKLEK; via the coding sequence ATGAGAATGATGAAACAATTGTGGATGTTTTTTGCGTCGGGCGTCCTGCTGATGCTCACCCTCGTCGCCTGCGATGGAAAGGAAGGGGAGGGGACTTCGGCGAATGTGACCCTCGATACGACCGCTGTCGATACCACTTCCCCCGAGGGCAAAATCAAGATTCTGACTGAAAGACTGAAGTTTGGTCCGGAGAATTGGAGGCTTTGGATGGAACGGTCGCAGTCCTTGTACGAGCTCGGAAACATTCCGCGTGCCCTCTCCGACATTGAAAAAGCCATTGAATTCAGTGCCACCGAGCCGGAGACCTATTACCTGCGTGGCTTTTATCGTTATGCGCAGAAGCAAGACAGTGCGGCCATGCGGGATTTCAAGCGGGCAGCTGACCTGGATTCCAAGAATCCTGAAAATTATCACCTGATCGGAAACTTGAACCTCCTTCAAGGGAAATACAAGGAGGCCGAGGAAGCGTATGACTACGCCATCAGGCTCGACTCGATGCAACCGACCTATTACTTTGCCAAGGGAGTGCTCCGGCAACAGCAAAAGAAGGTCGACGATGCCATCAAGTGGCACGACAAGGCCTTGCAGCGGGATCCGACGTTTATCAAGGCCTTGCTTGCCCTGCACGACATATTTCTCAAGGACAAGAAGAATGCGGACCAAGCCTATGCCTTTAATGAGCGCGTGATGTTGGTGGATTCCACACAGCCATTGGCGCATTTTAATCAGGGGAACTTCTTCATCGTACGTGCCAACCTTGTCACCGACCCCAAAAAGATGGCCGATTTTCAGGTTCTCATGAAGATCGCACTGTCCGAATACAACCTTTGTCTGAAGTATGACCCCAAATTTGTCCCAGCCTTATACAGTCGTGGCTATACTTTTTTCTCACTGGAGAAATATGGACAAGCACTTTCCGACTTCAACAAGGTCACAGAATTGGATCCTTTTCACCGTGATGGATTTTATATGAAGGCTACAATCCAAGAATTTCAAGGCGATTTGAGCAGTGCATTGGAAAACTACCGCCGCGCTTTGGAAATTGATCCAAAATTTTCTGACGCTGCTGTTGCTGTCAAAGAGCTGACTGCCAAGCTTGAGAAGTAA
- the tilS gene encoding tRNA lysidine(34) synthetase TilS: MPSPESRVLVAVSGGADSVALLRILVELGYSVEIAHCNFGLRDAASDGDEVFVKELAADLGVECFVRRFSGADFENGRGEGVQQVARRLRYAFFEELMQEHAIPYCAIAHHADDQTETLIQSFFRGNGPVILRGMPSQRGPYFRPLLCLQKSEIIAWLTQKAQPWRHDRSNDKDDYERNLVRNQLIPVLTQLNPSFRARFQLQAERYSAQWHLLHDVFSSLSDKVVIEEADVQIVSKEAFARQLELRHFPVFLDWWLLQQGCSGTEISEIHRLSQGEIGSTYKGVAFEVLNDRDRLCFRKALTSKVRTEIQISRTDCEGSELKIGPATLILSIEPFPVEHSNNSETHWLALENLVFPLTLRLWREGDRMQPLGMPGSKRISDILIDQKRSRFEKEDAWVLEDGNGIVLLGGYRIAQRAAATSNAPCLRVQVQQSM; this comes from the coding sequence ATGCCTTCGCCAGAAAGCCGTGTTTTGGTCGCTGTCAGCGGCGGTGCCGACTCGGTGGCCCTGTTAAGGATTCTTGTGGAGCTTGGTTATTCAGTAGAAATAGCCCACTGCAACTTTGGTTTGAGAGATGCCGCATCCGACGGGGATGAGGTTTTTGTCAAGGAATTGGCGGCAGATTTGGGCGTTGAGTGCTTTGTCCGGCGATTTTCGGGAGCTGACTTTGAAAACGGTCGGGGAGAAGGGGTTCAACAAGTGGCAAGGCGGCTCCGTTATGCGTTTTTTGAGGAGTTGATGCAAGAACACGCAATTCCGTACTGCGCGATCGCCCACCATGCCGACGATCAGACCGAAACATTGATTCAGTCCTTTTTCCGGGGCAATGGTCCGGTGATCCTGCGCGGAATGCCGTCGCAGCGCGGACCCTATTTCAGGCCATTGCTTTGCCTGCAAAAGTCAGAAATCATCGCATGGCTTACCCAAAAAGCCCAACCTTGGCGCCATGACCGCTCCAATGACAAAGACGATTACGAACGAAACTTGGTTCGCAATCAATTGATTCCCGTCTTGACCCAACTGAATCCCAGCTTTCGCGCTCGGTTCCAACTTCAAGCCGAGCGGTATTCCGCGCAGTGGCATTTGCTGCATGATGTCTTTTCCTCCCTATCCGATAAGGTTGTCATCGAGGAGGCAGACGTACAAATCGTTTCGAAGGAAGCATTTGCCAGGCAGCTCGAATTGCGGCATTTTCCGGTGTTTTTGGATTGGTGGCTTCTTCAGCAAGGTTGCTCCGGAACAGAGATTTCCGAAATCCATCGCCTAAGTCAAGGTGAAATTGGCTCCACATATAAAGGTGTAGCATTCGAAGTGTTAAATGACCGGGACAGGTTATGTTTTCGAAAGGCCCTGACATCAAAAGTTCGCACAGAAATCCAGATTTCGAGAACAGACTGTGAAGGCAGCGAGCTTAAAATCGGACCTGCGACGCTGATCCTCTCTATCGAACCCTTTCCGGTTGAACATTCCAATAATTCGGAAACGCATTGGTTGGCTTTGGAGAACCTTGTTTTTCCACTGACACTTCGACTATGGCGAGAAGGAGACAGGATGCAGCCACTTGGAATGCCAGGCAGCAAACGCATCAGTGATATCTTGATTGATCAGAAGCGTAGCCGCTTTGAAAAGGAAGATGCTTGGGTGCTTGAAGACGGGAACGGCATTGTATTATTGGGTGGGTACCGTATCGCCCAACGGGCGGCGGCGACTTCAAACGCCCCATGCCTCAGGGTGCAAGTCCAACAATCTATGTAA
- the lptC gene encoding LPS export ABC transporter periplasmic protein LptC, whose translation MVQGQVTAPPPQDGGNRINIDSTDVFHFATFGKDSIRIRKLLGNVCLSQDSTTLYCDSAYQFIDSNYVEAFSNVRIVMNTHMPDSMRRTIKSDRLTFNGNTKIIDFWDHVVLRDKDITLTTPRLTYYRIEDYAEYLQGGVIVNDSNTLTSNKGYYYPKDDMAYFKDEVVLVNPDFVLTTDTLGYNTETKVAFFMAPTVVKDSVNDMYTEDGYYDTENDFVLLTQNASIGDTSYTLFGDTIQYDQLKDLGKAMGHVKVVQKDTSMTIFGKYAEFQSKTEASFVTDSAFAIQRMDDDTLYLFADTLTSYKDTVTDKRYFEAYNDAYFFMNELQGVCDSLVYWYDDSLMFFYKRPALWSDASQITGDTIIIQLKGGGIDSMSIPSSPFIITQEDTVGYDQIKGKELHAKFNLKKLQTMWIFGNSESIYYTKDEKEQYIGMNKARCTDMTVDFKDNKPSKILFRENPEGEFFPMHMVLYKENLLDGFEWREKDRPIYPEWVLEHIAKSEGRVDTIRLRLDSLMMTLEDVEFAIYDLRQDSILGKFLKILESMGTEPEGTGGIDSLDTLRIDGPDSLPKMGEDSLQVGNPDSLAANDPTFNPKDSIKLVEQPEIVYAPGEHQTWEMASQARDSKGRLIQQKTSKQRKESSKRTISEGEGDKTPTEPSEKPKRTAKERISKLKEDVKAAKQKIKASTSKEAAAAREQKKLDRYKNKILKKAERDAKKHLRKVKRQKRRSKPSESGSEAKKSMFA comes from the coding sequence GTGGTCCAAGGACAGGTGACAGCCCCGCCCCCGCAAGATGGCGGCAATCGCATCAACATTGACTCCACGGATGTTTTCCATTTTGCAACGTTTGGCAAGGACAGCATCCGGATCCGCAAGCTGCTCGGAAACGTCTGCCTGAGCCAAGATAGCACTACGTTATATTGCGACAGCGCCTACCAATTCATTGACAGCAACTACGTCGAGGCATTCAGCAACGTGCGGATTGTCATGAATACCCATATGCCGGATTCGATGCGTCGCACCATCAAATCAGACAGACTCACATTCAATGGGAATACCAAAATCATCGACTTTTGGGACCATGTGGTCTTGCGCGACAAGGATATTACCTTGACAACGCCAAGGCTCACATATTATAGAATAGAAGACTACGCGGAATACCTTCAAGGCGGGGTTATCGTCAACGACAGCAATACGCTTACGAGCAACAAAGGCTATTACTATCCCAAGGACGACATGGCCTATTTCAAGGATGAGGTCGTTTTGGTGAATCCTGACTTTGTCTTGACCACAGATACACTTGGTTACAATACTGAAACAAAGGTCGCTTTCTTCATGGCACCGACCGTTGTCAAGGATTCCGTCAACGACATGTACACTGAAGACGGGTACTACGATACCGAAAACGACTTCGTGCTCCTGACCCAAAATGCATCCATCGGCGATACGAGCTACACCCTCTTTGGGGATACCATTCAATACGACCAACTCAAGGATCTCGGCAAGGCGATGGGACATGTCAAGGTGGTCCAGAAGGACACATCGATGACGATTTTCGGGAAATATGCCGAGTTCCAATCCAAGACTGAAGCCTCCTTTGTAACAGATAGTGCTTTCGCGATTCAGCGGATGGACGATGACACCCTCTATCTATTTGCGGATACCCTGACCTCCTACAAGGACACGGTCACCGACAAACGGTACTTTGAGGCCTACAATGACGCCTATTTCTTCATGAACGAACTTCAGGGCGTCTGCGATTCCCTCGTTTATTGGTATGATGATTCGCTCATGTTCTTTTACAAACGGCCGGCGTTGTGGTCTGATGCGAGTCAGATCACGGGTGACACCATTATCATACAGTTAAAAGGCGGTGGGATTGACAGCATGAGCATACCGAGTTCGCCGTTTATCATCACGCAAGAAGACACGGTTGGCTATGACCAAATCAAGGGGAAGGAGCTACATGCCAAATTCAACCTCAAGAAACTCCAAACCATGTGGATTTTCGGGAATAGCGAAAGCATCTACTACACCAAGGACGAAAAAGAGCAATACATCGGCATGAACAAGGCCCGTTGTACGGACATGACCGTGGATTTCAAGGACAATAAACCGAGTAAAATCCTGTTTCGGGAGAATCCTGAGGGCGAATTTTTTCCGATGCACATGGTGCTCTACAAGGAAAATCTCTTGGATGGCTTCGAATGGCGTGAAAAGGATAGGCCGATTTATCCCGAATGGGTGCTTGAGCATATCGCGAAATCCGAAGGGCGTGTCGATACCATCAGGCTGCGTCTCGATTCGTTGATGATGACCTTGGAAGACGTCGAGTTTGCGATTTACGACTTGAGGCAAGACAGCATTCTTGGGAAATTCCTGAAAATACTCGAATCAATGGGCACTGAACCCGAAGGAACCGGAGGCATTGATTCCCTCGATACCTTGAGGATTGACGGCCCCGACAGCCTGCCCAAAATGGGAGAGGACAGTTTGCAAGTTGGCAATCCTGACAGCTTGGCAGCAAACGATCCCACCTTCAATCCAAAAGATTCCATCAAATTGGTTGAACAGCCGGAAATCGTCTATGCGCCTGGTGAACACCAAACTTGGGAAATGGCAAGTCAGGCGCGTGACAGCAAGGGACGTTTGATCCAACAGAAGACGTCGAAGCAACGAAAGGAATCCTCAAAACGGACGATTTCAGAGGGAGAAGGGGACAAAACACCAACGGAACCTTCCGAAAAGCCAAAACGCACGGCCAAGGAGCGCATTTCCAAATTGAAGGAAGATGTGAAAGCCGCGAAACAAAAGATCAAGGCGAGCACGTCCAAAGAAGCAGCCGCGGCGCGGGAGCAGAAAAAACTTGATCGCTACAAGAATAAAATTCTCAAAAAGGCGGAACGCGATGCGAAAAAACATTTGCGCAAGGTCAAACGCCAAAAAAGACGATCAAAACCTTCAGAATCAGGCTCTGAGGCAAAAAAAAGCATGTTTGCCTGA
- a CDS encoding sodium-translocating pyrophosphatase yields MNSLIFAVPGVALFGLLFIYIRAIWVTKQDQGDARMKEIAGYIAQGAMAFLKAEYKVLAIYVVLASVLLGVASVAGTSDNPHAVNDPLIVLSFVMGATLSALAGFLGMRIATKANVRTAQAARTSLSKALDISFAGGAVMGIGVVALAMLGLSGLYILLTYMYAGELGGVDKHGIFKVLGVLTGFSLGAESIALFARVGGGIYTKAADVGADLVGKVEAGIPEDDPRNPAVIADNVGDNVGDVAGMGADLFGSYVSTVVGSMVLGVAVVGSNDSFGGISAVVLPMIIAAAGIIFSIIGTFLVKVKEGGNPQTALNIGNFGSVIMTAVASFFIIKYMLPADLTETTGALGTAFFKEFKFTSMHVFGATVIGLAVGTLISIVTEYYTAMGKKPVMSIVRQSSTGAATNIIAGLGEGMMSTALPILILAAGIIGSYEVAGLYGIAMAASGMMATTGIQLAIDAFGPIADNAGGVAEMSGLPKEVRANTDVLDAVGNTTAAIGKGFAIASAAMTSVALFAAFKSITGINVIDISDARVMGGLFVGGMIPFVFSSLAMGAVGKAAMQMVEEVRRQFREIPGLLAGDPNAKPDYDRCVQISTKAAIREMILPGAMALIVPVLVGFTMGAQVLGGVLAGVTVAGVLMAIFQSNAGGAWDNAKKSFEKGVDINGKTYYKGSDPHKAAVTGDTVGDPFKDTSGPSMNILIKLMCIVSLVIAPYLAA; encoded by the coding sequence GTGAATAGTTTGATTTTTGCAGTACCAGGAGTGGCCCTATTCGGCCTGCTCTTCATCTACATCCGGGCAATATGGGTCACTAAACAAGACCAAGGTGATGCCCGCATGAAAGAGATCGCTGGCTACATCGCCCAGGGTGCGATGGCCTTTTTGAAAGCTGAATACAAGGTGCTCGCCATCTATGTGGTTCTGGCTTCCGTGCTATTGGGTGTGGCTTCCGTCGCCGGAACCTCCGACAATCCGCATGCTGTCAACGATCCCTTGATCGTGCTTTCGTTTGTCATGGGTGCCACCCTCTCAGCCCTTGCAGGCTTTTTGGGCATGCGCATCGCCACCAAAGCCAACGTTCGCACCGCACAAGCAGCGCGCACTAGCCTTTCCAAAGCACTCGACATCTCCTTTGCAGGAGGTGCTGTGATGGGAATCGGCGTGGTCGCCTTGGCCATGCTCGGCCTTTCCGGCTTGTACATCCTGCTCACATATATGTATGCCGGCGAACTCGGCGGCGTGGACAAACACGGCATCTTCAAGGTGCTTGGTGTGTTGACCGGCTTTTCGCTGGGTGCTGAGAGTATCGCACTTTTTGCCCGTGTTGGCGGTGGTATTTATACCAAGGCTGCTGACGTCGGCGCTGACTTGGTCGGCAAAGTCGAGGCTGGCATCCCGGAAGACGACCCCCGCAACCCAGCTGTGATCGCCGACAACGTCGGTGACAACGTGGGTGACGTGGCGGGTATGGGTGCTGACTTGTTTGGCTCCTATGTCTCCACTGTGGTTGGTTCGATGGTTTTGGGTGTGGCCGTGGTCGGATCCAATGACAGCTTCGGCGGTATTTCTGCCGTGGTGCTGCCAATGATCATTGCTGCAGCCGGTATCATCTTCTCGATCATCGGTACATTTTTGGTGAAAGTCAAAGAAGGTGGCAATCCGCAAACTGCATTGAATATCGGCAACTTCGGTTCGGTGATCATGACTGCCGTCGCCTCCTTTTTCATCATCAAGTACATGTTGCCTGCTGATCTTACGGAGACCACCGGTGCCCTTGGAACTGCATTCTTCAAGGAATTTAAGTTCACTTCGATGCACGTCTTTGGTGCAACCGTCATCGGACTTGCTGTTGGAACCCTGATTTCGATCGTCACGGAATACTACACTGCCATGGGCAAAAAGCCTGTGATGTCGATCGTGCGTCAGTCTTCGACCGGTGCAGCGACCAACATTATCGCCGGCTTGGGCGAAGGTATGATGTCTACCGCGCTGCCAATCTTGATTTTGGCCGCTGGTATTATCGGAAGCTACGAAGTGGCTGGACTTTACGGTATCGCCATGGCAGCTTCGGGAATGATGGCAACAACGGGTATCCAATTGGCAATTGACGCCTTTGGCCCGATTGCGGACAACGCAGGTGGCGTAGCAGAAATGAGCGGCCTTCCCAAGGAGGTACGTGCCAACACGGACGTGCTTGACGCCGTCGGCAACACGACTGCGGCCATCGGCAAAGGATTTGCGATTGCTTCTGCAGCCATGACGTCTGTTGCATTGTTTGCCGCATTCAAAAGTATCACGGGCATCAACGTCATCGACATCAGCGATGCGCGAGTGATGGGCGGCCTTTTTGTCGGCGGTATGATTCCATTTGTGTTCTCCTCGCTCGCCATGGGCGCTGTCGGCAAAGCCGCCATGCAAATGGTCGAGGAAGTTCGCCGTCAGTTCCGCGAGATTCCAGGCCTCTTGGCCGGTGACCCAAATGCGAAACCTGACTATGACCGTTGTGTGCAGATTTCAACGAAAGCTGCCATCCGCGAGATGATTCTTCCCGGTGCAATGGCCTTGATCGTTCCCGTATTGGTCGGCTTCACCATGGGCGCACAGGTGCTCGGTGGCGTGCTCGCAGGTGTGACGGTCGCAGGTGTGCTTATGGCCATCTTCCAGTCCAATGCAGGTGGTGCTTGGGACAACGCGAAAAAATCCTTTGAAAAAGGTGTCGACATCAACGGCAAAACCTATTACAAAGGTTCCGATCCTCACAAAGCCGCCGTCACCGGCGATACAGTGGGTGATCCATTCAAAGATACTTCCGGCCCTTCGATGAACATTCTCATCAAGTTGATGTGCATCGTTTCGCTCGTGATTGCTCCTTATTTGGCTGCATAA
- a CDS encoding polynucleotide kinase-phosphatase → MEIKIPDFALVLLVGPSGSGKSHFAANHFPTNQIISQQQFQLMLADDGQDPVLHDEVIKLMHQTIELRLKYKKTCVIDAELLSQESRKELRRLSRKYHAKAVSIIFRVSAQVCLDRNAQRSDGDPGSQLVKNQFGRMDRIAKDLEEEGFKSQYTVTESDETSVRRTRMRSDFRDQTGEFDIIGDVHGCFDELVLLLEELGYAVSSVASRLEEGPNFKVTAPKNRRIVFVGDLCDRGPDSPRVLRLVMDLVNAGLAFCVPGNHDDKLLRMLNGNKVQLRHGLEKTMAQLEGADPRFLEEIKQFIGGLSSHIELDGGALVVAHAGLKESMHGRSSGEVHAFCLYGETTGETDEFGLPVRHNWAGEYEGKALVVYGHTPIPEPIWQKNTVNIDTGCVFGGMLTALRYPTREIVSVKPKEMHSQPLRPLHWNNQFTAVQKIDPSISMDLVGPRALVSTRHGYHLTLQPQQVATVLQMIALEVVRREWLIYLPAPVSAPTSSQLPGTLEHPAQAFDYYRKKNLVQLATWAIPVGTPVVVVLCRNEAAAKKRFMVENDGLGSIHTRTGRPYFSNLEAERQLLQKLAKGLELMEVWDQLKTDWICLEAIASPLSDFAPDFAQLVYGPVSETANKALPIALDAVTRAQARGVELSETASWLQNQQAAVEAFDSVRTKVEEPRSGKLTLHLTRLVATEGQVHLEKPALVMQELLRIVASAAPNWMVAVERRWIELDSEADLREVTAWWESLSGQSVTGIAVEPSTLVNEKGTELMQPMIKVRTREYLRLIYGPAYDVPESLVVWRDRNLRLQRETAVRQYSLGVEAISRFVERQSWEQVYQCIFARLGLEIMGIDIRL, encoded by the coding sequence ATGGAAATCAAGATTCCCGACTTTGCTTTGGTTTTGTTGGTGGGCCCTTCAGGTTCTGGCAAGTCCCATTTTGCAGCCAATCATTTTCCTACCAATCAAATTATCTCGCAGCAGCAGTTTCAGTTGATGCTGGCAGACGATGGTCAAGACCCTGTGCTGCATGACGAAGTGATCAAACTGATGCATCAGACGATTGAACTCCGCCTGAAATACAAAAAAACATGCGTGATCGATGCGGAATTGCTTTCGCAAGAAAGTCGCAAGGAGCTCCGGCGCTTGAGCAGGAAGTACCATGCAAAGGCAGTTTCGATCATTTTCAGGGTATCGGCGCAGGTTTGCCTGGATCGGAATGCGCAGCGCTCAGATGGCGATCCCGGAAGTCAATTGGTCAAAAATCAATTTGGACGGATGGATCGCATTGCCAAAGACCTTGAAGAAGAAGGTTTTAAATCCCAATATACCGTCACGGAATCGGATGAAACTTCAGTGCGGCGCACGCGCATGCGCAGTGATTTTCGTGACCAAACGGGTGAATTTGACATCATCGGGGATGTCCACGGATGCTTTGACGAGTTGGTTCTGCTGCTCGAAGAACTCGGATACGCCGTATCATCTGTTGCTTCGCGTCTGGAGGAAGGTCCAAATTTCAAGGTGACAGCCCCAAAAAATCGACGAATTGTTTTTGTCGGTGATCTGTGTGACCGCGGTCCCGACTCACCTCGCGTATTGCGGCTCGTGATGGACCTGGTAAATGCAGGACTCGCCTTTTGTGTCCCTGGCAACCACGACGATAAATTGTTACGGATGCTCAATGGCAACAAAGTCCAACTCCGGCATGGGTTGGAAAAGACGATGGCGCAGTTGGAGGGCGCGGATCCTCGATTTTTGGAGGAAATCAAGCAATTTATCGGTGGACTCAGCAGCCATATCGAATTGGACGGTGGCGCATTGGTGGTCGCACACGCGGGGCTCAAGGAGAGTATGCACGGCCGCAGTTCAGGAGAAGTGCACGCCTTTTGCCTCTACGGCGAAACGACAGGAGAAACCGACGAATTCGGGCTGCCTGTGCGGCACAACTGGGCGGGTGAATACGAAGGCAAGGCTTTGGTCGTGTATGGACACACCCCCATTCCAGAGCCCATTTGGCAAAAAAACACGGTCAACATCGATACAGGCTGCGTTTTTGGTGGGATGCTGACGGCACTTCGATACCCCACGCGCGAAATCGTGTCGGTAAAACCAAAGGAAATGCATTCCCAGCCACTGCGTCCCTTGCACTGGAACAACCAATTTACCGCGGTTCAAAAAATCGATCCTTCGATTTCGATGGATCTCGTTGGTCCCCGCGCTTTGGTGAGTACCCGCCACGGCTATCATTTGACACTGCAACCCCAGCAGGTAGCGACGGTTTTGCAAATGATTGCCTTGGAAGTCGTGCGCAGGGAGTGGCTGATTTACCTGCCCGCCCCGGTTTCCGCCCCGACGAGTTCACAATTGCCAGGGACCTTGGAGCATCCTGCGCAAGCGTTTGACTATTACCGCAAGAAAAATCTCGTGCAACTTGCCACTTGGGCGATTCCGGTCGGAACGCCGGTTGTCGTTGTACTTTGCCGCAACGAAGCCGCTGCAAAAAAGCGCTTCATGGTGGAAAACGACGGCCTTGGGAGTATCCATACCCGCACCGGACGTCCGTACTTCAGCAATTTGGAAGCTGAGCGACAACTGCTTCAAAAGTTGGCGAAGGGTTTGGAATTGATGGAGGTATGGGATCAGTTGAAAACGGATTGGATTTGTTTGGAGGCCATTGCGAGTCCGTTGTCTGATTTTGCGCCTGATTTTGCGCAGTTGGTCTATGGACCAGTAAGTGAAACCGCAAACAAGGCCTTGCCGATAGCCCTCGACGCTGTCACGCGTGCGCAAGCGCGCGGTGTCGAACTTTCCGAAACTGCGAGTTGGCTACAAAATCAGCAAGCCGCTGTGGAGGCATTTGATTCGGTCAGGACCAAAGTAGAGGAACCGCGATCGGGAAAATTGACATTGCACCTCACCCGCCTCGTCGCCACCGAGGGCCAAGTCCACCTCGAAAAACCAGCATTGGTCATGCAGGAACTCCTTCGAATCGTGGCTTCTGCGGCCCCCAACTGGATGGTCGCAGTCGAGCGTCGATGGATCGAACTTGACAGTGAAGCCGATTTGAGGGAAGTGACTGCATGGTGGGAATCCTTGAGTGGACAGTCGGTAACGGGGATTGCCGTGGAGCCATCCACCTTGGTCAACGAAAAGGGAACGGAATTGATGCAGCCGATGATCAAAGTACGCACGCGCGAATACTTGCGGTTAATTTACGGGCCCGCCTACGATGTCCCGGAAAGTTTGGTCGTTTGGAGAGACCGCAACCTTCGCCTACAACGCGAAACCGCGGTTCGGCAATATTCCCTCGGGGTGGAAGCCATTTCACGTTTTGTGGAAAGGCAATCCTGGGAGCAGGTCTACCAATGCATTTTTGCAAGGTTGGGTTTGGAAATCATGGGCATTGACATCCGGCTTTGA